The following proteins come from a genomic window of Phycisphaerae bacterium:
- a CDS encoding phosphatidylinositol kinase has protein sequence MFPVVRVNSRLALSLESLGTKRKFWFRNGERRVLFKAEERGTGEDWAEKIACELCTQIGLPHIHYELAVESDGEKPGVVCETCAPPPTALVLGNQLLLALDPEYPALDARKFKVRAHTVDAVAEALAHLKPPPPPWTTGMPEGIATALDVFTGYVMLDAWVANQDRHHENWGVLLIGDVLYLAPTFDHGAAMARNLKDEERHERLITKDMGRQVGPFVRRARSAFYADAAVTRPMTTVEAWRGFAAKAPAAATLWLARLASIDQSIIRRLLAEVPPNRMSKVCRDFTASLLVENQRRLLANEEE, from the coding sequence ATGTTCCCCGTCGTCCGCGTGAACTCGCGTCTGGCGTTGAGTCTGGAGTCGCTGGGTACGAAGCGCAAATTCTGGTTTCGCAATGGTGAGCGGCGAGTGCTCTTCAAGGCTGAAGAGCGCGGCACGGGCGAGGACTGGGCTGAGAAGATCGCGTGCGAGTTGTGCACGCAGATCGGGCTGCCGCATATTCATTACGAACTGGCGGTGGAGTCCGATGGCGAAAAGCCCGGCGTGGTTTGCGAGACCTGCGCCCCGCCGCCGACCGCGCTGGTGCTGGGCAACCAGTTGCTGCTCGCGCTGGACCCCGAGTATCCGGCGCTCGATGCCCGCAAGTTCAAGGTACGAGCGCACACGGTAGATGCGGTTGCCGAGGCGCTGGCGCATTTGAAACCACCACCCCCCCCGTGGACGACGGGGATGCCTGAGGGTATCGCGACTGCGCTGGACGTGTTCACTGGATACGTTATGCTCGACGCATGGGTCGCGAACCAAGACCGGCACCACGAAAATTGGGGCGTGCTCTTGATCGGCGATGTGCTTTATCTCGCGCCGACGTTCGACCACGGAGCGGCGATGGCCCGCAACCTAAAGGACGAAGAGCGGCATGAACGGCTGATCACAAAGGACATGGGTCGGCAGGTCGGTCCATTTGTGCGGCGGGCGCGGTCGGCGTTCTATGCTGACGCGGCGGTCACGCGGCCTATGACGACGGTGGAGGCATGGCGCGGATTCGCTGCGAAAGCTCCCGCAGCCGCCACTCTTTGGCTTGCGAGGTTGGCCAGTATCGATCAATCTATAATAAGAAGACTTCTTGCGGAAGTTCCCCCAAACCGGATGTCCAAGGTTTGCCGGGATTTCACGGCATCGTTGCTAGTCGAGAACCAGCGGCGGCTCTTGGCGAATGAGGAAGAATGA
- a CDS encoding XRE family transcriptional regulator, protein MEALNRKMLVLARESRGLTQSALAEAAEIRQSSISRFENGTIMPDDETLRRLADSLDYPVSFFFQTDDVYGLTSGCLYYRKFKRMPVGELKRIHAIINILRMQVARILSEVEIESDNGFPQLDISRFKYDTDAIARLARASWGMPLGPVENLVDFVEAAGGIVIPVSFGSQSIDAISQWTPMLPPLFFINRDRPGDRIRWTLSHEIGHVLMHRMPSENQEQEADLFASEFLLPTEAIENEFPANVTLQSLIPLKARWKVSLQALIMKAKRLQVISERKAQQLFMAISKHGWRKAEPVIIPRESPTVVDKSVQAILLSSTLEALAQRLNAKPYAVAQLLMASEGPRLRVVK, encoded by the coding sequence ATGGAAGCCCTGAACCGCAAGATGCTGGTTCTCGCAAGAGAATCGCGCGGACTTACCCAGTCCGCGTTGGCAGAGGCCGCAGAGATTCGGCAGTCTAGCATTTCGAGGTTTGAAAACGGGACGATAATGCCGGACGACGAAACATTACGCCGGCTGGCAGATTCACTTGATTACCCTGTTTCGTTTTTCTTTCAAACCGATGACGTGTATGGACTCACAAGCGGCTGTCTCTATTACCGAAAATTCAAGCGAATGCCGGTCGGCGAACTCAAGCGAATACACGCGATCATCAATATCTTACGAATGCAGGTGGCGCGCATACTCTCTGAAGTAGAGATCGAATCAGATAACGGATTTCCACAGCTTGACATAAGCAGATTCAAATACGACACCGATGCGATTGCACGCCTTGCGCGAGCCTCCTGGGGAATGCCGTTGGGGCCTGTGGAAAACCTTGTGGATTTCGTAGAGGCCGCTGGCGGCATCGTTATCCCGGTGTCGTTTGGAAGCCAATCCATCGACGCCATAAGCCAATGGACGCCGATGCTTCCGCCGCTGTTTTTTATCAATAGGGACCGGCCAGGTGACAGGATTCGTTGGACGCTCAGCCACGAAATTGGCCACGTTCTAATGCACAGAATGCCCAGCGAGAATCAAGAACAAGAGGCCGATCTCTTCGCGAGCGAATTCCTACTCCCAACAGAAGCAATCGAAAACGAGTTTCCGGCGAATGTGACTCTACAATCGTTGATACCGCTAAAAGCTAGATGGAAGGTGTCGCTTCAGGCGCTGATCATGAAGGCCAAGCGATTACAAGTAATAAGCGAAAGGAAGGCGCAGCAACTATTCATGGCAATAAGCAAGCATGGATGGCGAAAGGCAGAACCTGTCATTATCCCCAGGGAGTCGCCGACAGTAGTAGATAAATCAGTGCAAGCCATCCTTTTGAGTTCGACGCTAGAGGCGTTGGCTCAGCGACTTAACGCCAAACCATATGCCGTAGCACAGCTGCTTATGGCCTCCGAAGGCCCGCGATTACGAGTTGTAAAGTAG
- a CDS encoding restriction endonuclease, which translates to MSAADRILWGIHAGRTGEADTLFLKENMIALGWSALGDLSKLGADRAAFKAKIREEYPNAKDGQISTWAGQLFRFVHEMKPGDHIAYPSKSDRTIHLGRIEGEYRYDPVKAPRFFNLRQVKWIKSVPRSHFTQGALYEIGAALSLFQIKNYADEYFAAIEGKAAPAPVADDQTIAAVAADIDETTYDFVIKRLAQETKGHPFAHFVAHLMGTMGYKTRVSPEGPDGGVDIIAHKDELGFEPPIIKVQCKSSEATVSDHDVSAFYGKVSTSEFGLYVSLGSFSSKAAAFAKSKPNLRLIDGEELVTLIFEHYEQFDSLYKGLLPLRRVYVPEAINEDEE; encoded by the coding sequence ATGAGCGCCGCTGATCGCATCCTGTGGGGCATACACGCTGGCCGGACCGGCGAGGCTGATACGCTCTTTCTCAAGGAAAACATGATCGCCCTAGGTTGGTCCGCGCTCGGGGATTTGTCCAAGCTTGGCGCTGATCGAGCCGCGTTCAAGGCCAAAATTCGGGAGGAATACCCCAACGCGAAAGATGGCCAAATCTCTACCTGGGCCGGACAGCTCTTTCGTTTCGTCCACGAAATGAAGCCGGGCGACCATATCGCATACCCATCCAAGAGCGATCGCACGATCCACTTGGGAAGAATCGAGGGCGAATATCGCTATGACCCGGTGAAGGCTCCGCGTTTCTTCAACCTACGGCAAGTCAAATGGATCAAGTCCGTCCCCCGATCGCACTTCACGCAGGGGGCATTGTATGAGATCGGCGCGGCGCTGAGCCTCTTTCAAATTAAGAATTACGCGGATGAGTATTTCGCCGCCATCGAGGGCAAGGCCGCGCCTGCACCCGTTGCCGACGACCAAACCATCGCCGCGGTCGCCGCCGACATCGACGAAACGACCTACGACTTCGTCATTAAGCGGCTGGCCCAGGAGACCAAGGGCCACCCGTTCGCCCATTTCGTGGCGCATTTAATGGGCACGATGGGCTATAAGACCCGCGTTTCACCGGAAGGACCGGATGGAGGAGTTGACATCATCGCGCACAAGGATGAGCTAGGCTTTGAGCCTCCGATCATCAAAGTTCAATGCAAGAGCAGCGAGGCTACCGTCAGCGACCACGATGTGTCCGCGTTCTACGGCAAGGTCAGCACGAGCGAGTTCGGGCTGTATGTTTCCCTCGGTTCGTTCTCGTCCAAGGCCGCGGCCTTCGCCAAGAGCAAGCCCAACCTGCGACTGATCGACGGCGAAGAGTTGGTCACCCTGATCTTCGAGCATTACGAGCAATTCGACTCGCTGTACAAGGGGCTGCTCCCGCTTCGCCGAGTCTATGTTCCCGAGGCCATCAACGAGGACGAGGAATGA
- a CDS encoding class I SAM-dependent DNA methyltransferase, producing the protein MARRKRAGNGNQPNLTGRSDDSATRKGATDANSAADLGFEQKLWKAADALRNNMDAAEYKHVVLGLIFLKYISDAFEAKHAELAGSKAKGADPEDPDEYRAENIFWVPPGARWSHLLKMAKQPTIGKVVDDAMDAIERDNPILKGVLPKEYARPGLDKQRLGQLIDMIGNIGFGGSGHRSKDLLGRVYEYFLSEFASAEGKKGGQFYTPRPVVKLLVNMLAPYKGRIYDPCCGSAGMFVQSEEFIEHHGGRVGDIAVYGQESNYTTWRLAKMNLAIRGIDAKITHGDSFHNDQHPDLKADFVIANPPFNDSDWRGELLKEDKRWKHGVPPAGNANFAWVQHFLSKLSPTGLTGFVLANGSMSSNSSGEGDIRKSIVEADLVDCMVALPGQLFYSTQIPVCLWFLARDKKNGRFRDRRGHVLFIDARKMGSMIDRVQRTLTDADIATIANTYHAWRGDKKNGDPAKKYEDIPGFCKSATLDEIRTHGHVLTPGRYVGAEEAEDDGVPFEEKMGKLTGELAALTAQGAELDKAIATNLAAIGFPLRTPPGKE; encoded by the coding sequence ATGGCACGACGTAAGCGAGCGGGTAACGGCAACCAGCCCAACCTGACCGGCCGAAGCGACGACTCCGCCACGCGGAAGGGCGCCACAGATGCGAATAGCGCCGCCGACCTTGGCTTCGAACAGAAGCTCTGGAAGGCCGCCGACGCCCTTCGCAATAACATGGACGCGGCGGAGTACAAGCACGTTGTCCTCGGGCTGATCTTCCTCAAATACATCTCCGACGCTTTCGAAGCAAAGCACGCCGAACTGGCCGGCTCAAAGGCAAAGGGGGCCGACCCCGAGGACCCCGATGAGTACCGCGCCGAGAATATCTTCTGGGTGCCGCCTGGAGCGCGCTGGTCGCACCTGCTCAAAATGGCAAAACAGCCGACCATCGGCAAGGTCGTCGACGATGCGATGGATGCCATCGAGCGAGACAACCCCATACTAAAGGGCGTTCTCCCGAAGGAATACGCCCGACCGGGCCTCGACAAGCAGCGGCTCGGCCAACTGATCGACATGATCGGCAACATCGGCTTCGGTGGGTCCGGTCACCGCTCCAAGGACTTGCTCGGCCGCGTGTACGAATACTTCCTCTCCGAATTCGCCAGCGCCGAGGGCAAGAAGGGCGGCCAGTTCTATACGCCCCGCCCGGTCGTCAAGCTCTTGGTCAACATGCTCGCACCCTACAAAGGTCGTATCTATGATCCTTGCTGCGGCTCGGCCGGTATGTTCGTGCAATCCGAGGAATTCATCGAACACCACGGCGGGCGGGTCGGCGACATCGCCGTTTACGGTCAGGAATCCAACTACACGACATGGCGGCTGGCCAAGATGAACCTTGCGATCCGCGGCATCGACGCCAAGATCACGCACGGCGATTCTTTCCATAACGACCAGCACCCAGATCTAAAGGCCGATTTCGTCATCGCCAACCCGCCCTTCAACGATTCCGACTGGCGCGGTGAACTACTCAAGGAGGACAAGCGTTGGAAGCATGGCGTCCCACCGGCTGGAAACGCCAACTTTGCCTGGGTGCAACACTTCCTCTCAAAGTTATCGCCGACCGGTCTCACGGGCTTTGTACTGGCCAATGGCTCGATGTCGTCGAACTCTTCGGGAGAGGGCGACATCCGCAAGTCCATCGTCGAGGCCGACCTCGTGGATTGCATGGTCGCGCTGCCCGGTCAGCTTTTCTACTCGACCCAGATCCCGGTCTGCCTGTGGTTCCTTGCCCGCGATAAAAAGAACGGCCGCTTCCGCGACCGCCGCGGGCATGTTCTATTCATTGACGCCCGCAAAATGGGTTCGATGATCGACCGCGTCCAGCGGACGCTGACCGACGCCGACATCGCGACGATTGCCAACACTTACCACGCCTGGCGCGGTGACAAAAAGAATGGCGACCCCGCGAAGAAATACGAGGACATCCCCGGCTTCTGCAAGTCCGCTACGCTCGACGAAATCCGCACGCACGGCCACGTCCTGACACCCGGCCGCTACGTCGGCGCGGAGGAGGCTGAGGATGACGGCGTGCCGTTTGAGGAGAAGATGGGCAAGCTGACGGGTGAACTGGCGGCGTTGACGGCCCAGGGGGCGGAACTGGATAAGGCCATTGCCACAAACCTTGCGGCGATCGGATTCCCGCTGCGTACACCGCCGGGGAAGGAATGA
- a CDS encoding type I restriction endonuclease subunit R, with the protein MNEYDVELAALTWLQSLGYGLRHGPELAPDAPGAERGSFDEVVFATRLRRALVRINSSVSPDALDEAFRRVTRVDATDAVSRNRAFHRMLVDGITIEQKRLDGSIGGVIVRLVDFDNPENNDWLAVNQFTVADGQYNRRPDIVVFVNGLPLAVIELKNAADEQATIWTAFNQLQTYKQQVPALLAYNEALVISDGLGARIGTLTADREWFMPWRTTDGETLAPVRMAQLEVLLTGVFEKRRFLQLLQHFIVFEDEGNGRVYKKMAGYHQFHAVNQAVSETVKASAVTGDRRVGVVWHTQGSGKSLTMAFYAGRVIADAAMENPTIVVLTDRNDLDDQLFGVFSRCDELLRQPPEQATDRADLRARLARASGGVVFTTIHKFFPEEKGDKHAVLCDRRNIVVIADEAHRSQYDFIDGFARHMRDALPKASFIGFTGTPIEKADANTRSVFGDYISVYDIQRAVEDGATVAIYYEGRLAKLALKPEERPTLDESFEEATEGEEIENKERLKTKWAQLEALVGSEKRVKLIAADLVAHWERRLEDGMEGKAMIVCMSRRICVELYKEIVALRPQWHDAADDRGTIKVVMTGSASDPTDWQQHIRNKSKREELAKRFKNPNDPFKIVMVRDMWLTGFDAPCLHTMYVDKPMRGHGLMQAIARVNRVFRDKPGGLVVDYLGLAHELKKALSDYTESGGTGQTAIDQEEAVALMLEKHEVCCQIFEGFDWSDWNTGRPEQRLSLLPAAQEHVLSKRDGKSKFLLAVKELSQAFALSVPHDEAMRIRDDVGFFQAVRAALTKASAREGRPPEDIEFAIRQLVSRAVASEEVIDIFAAAGLKKPDISILSDEFLAEIRGMPHRNLAVELLRKLLTGEIKSRRRKNLVQSRSFAEMLEESLKKYQNRAIEAAQVIEELIALARDMREADERGAALGLSDDEVAFYDALGVNDSAVKVLGDPTLQKIARELVESVRANTTIDWTIKESVRAKLRVLVKRILRKYGYPPDKQEAATKTVLEQAELLCEGWASEVA; encoded by the coding sequence GTGAATGAATACGACGTTGAACTCGCCGCGCTGACTTGGCTGCAATCGCTTGGATATGGACTTCGCCACGGCCCAGAGCTTGCGCCCGATGCTCCCGGTGCGGAGCGTGGCTCCTTTGACGAGGTCGTTTTCGCCACGCGGCTGCGCAGGGCTTTGGTCCGAATTAATTCGAGCGTTTCCCCCGACGCCCTCGATGAGGCATTCAGGCGCGTAACGCGTGTAGACGCGACGGACGCCGTCAGCCGAAATCGCGCCTTCCATCGGATGCTGGTCGATGGAATCACTATCGAGCAAAAGCGGCTCGACGGATCGATCGGCGGCGTCATCGTCCGGCTCGTCGATTTCGATAACCCCGAGAACAACGACTGGCTGGCGGTCAACCAGTTCACGGTAGCGGATGGCCAATACAACCGCCGCCCGGACATCGTCGTTTTTGTTAATGGGCTCCCGCTGGCCGTAATCGAACTCAAGAACGCGGCGGACGAACAGGCGACGATCTGGACCGCCTTCAACCAACTCCAGACGTACAAGCAGCAGGTCCCGGCGCTTCTTGCGTACAACGAGGCGCTGGTCATCTCAGACGGTCTCGGCGCTCGGATCGGCACGCTAACAGCCGACCGCGAGTGGTTCATGCCTTGGCGGACGACCGATGGCGAAACACTCGCGCCGGTGCGGATGGCCCAGTTGGAAGTCTTGCTGACCGGGGTTTTCGAGAAAAGGCGTTTCTTGCAACTGCTCCAGCACTTCATCGTCTTCGAAGACGAGGGGAACGGGCGCGTTTACAAGAAGATGGCCGGGTATCACCAGTTTCATGCGGTGAACCAGGCCGTGAGCGAAACGGTAAAAGCGTCCGCGGTGACCGGCGATCGACGGGTGGGCGTGGTTTGGCATACGCAGGGCTCGGGCAAGAGCCTGACAATGGCGTTTTATGCTGGACGGGTCATCGCCGACGCCGCGATGGAGAACCCGACGATCGTCGTGCTGACGGATCGGAACGACCTGGACGACCAGCTGTTCGGCGTGTTCTCGCGGTGCGACGAACTCCTGCGCCAGCCGCCGGAGCAGGCGACCGACCGCGCCGATTTGCGGGCACGATTGGCGCGGGCGTCCGGTGGCGTGGTCTTCACCACGATCCACAAGTTCTTCCCCGAGGAAAAGGGGGACAAGCACGCGGTGCTGTGCGATCGGCGCAACATCGTGGTCATCGCCGACGAGGCCCACCGGAGCCAATACGACTTCATCGACGGCTTCGCCCGGCACATGCGCGACGCGCTGCCGAAGGCGTCCTTCATCGGTTTCACCGGTACGCCGATCGAGAAGGCCGACGCCAATACCCGATCCGTCTTTGGCGACTACATCAGCGTCTACGACATCCAGCGAGCCGTGGAGGATGGCGCGACGGTGGCCATCTACTACGAGGGCCGCCTGGCGAAGCTGGCCCTCAAGCCCGAGGAGCGGCCCACGCTCGACGAGAGCTTTGAGGAGGCGACGGAGGGCGAGGAGATCGAGAACAAGGAGCGGCTCAAGACCAAGTGGGCGCAGCTCGAAGCGCTGGTCGGGTCGGAGAAGCGGGTCAAGCTGATCGCCGCCGATCTCGTCGCCCACTGGGAGCGGCGGCTTGAGGATGGCATGGAAGGCAAGGCCATGATCGTCTGCATGAGCCGGCGGATTTGCGTCGAGCTTTACAAAGAGATCGTCGCGTTACGTCCACAATGGCACGACGCGGCGGACGACCGTGGCACGATCAAGGTCGTCATGACGGGTTCAGCGTCCGACCCGACGGATTGGCAACAGCACATTCGCAACAAATCTAAGCGGGAGGAGCTGGCCAAGCGATTCAAGAATCCGAACGACCCGTTCAAGATCGTGATGGTCCGCGATATGTGGCTGACGGGCTTCGACGCGCCGTGCCTGCACACGATGTATGTCGACAAACCGATGCGCGGCCACGGGCTGATGCAGGCGATCGCCCGCGTCAATCGGGTCTTCCGCGACAAGCCCGGCGGTCTGGTGGTCGATTACCTGGGCCTGGCCCATGAACTCAAAAAAGCGTTGTCGGACTATACCGAGAGCGGCGGGACCGGCCAGACGGCTATCGACCAGGAAGAGGCCGTCGCCCTCATGCTGGAGAAGCACGAAGTCTGCTGCCAAATCTTCGAGGGCTTCGACTGGTCGGACTGGAATACCGGTCGGCCCGAGCAGCGGTTGTCGTTGCTGCCCGCGGCACAGGAACATGTCTTGTCCAAACGGGACGGTAAAAGCAAGTTCCTGTTGGCGGTGAAGGAATTGTCACAGGCGTTCGCCCTGTCCGTGCCACACGATGAGGCGATGCGTATTCGCGACGACGTGGGGTTTTTCCAGGCGGTTCGGGCGGCGCTGACGAAGGCCTCCGCGCGGGAGGGACGACCGCCGGAGGACATTGAATTCGCAATTCGCCAATTAGTGAGTCGGGCGGTGGCGTCGGAGGAAGTCATCGATATCTTCGCGGCCGCGGGACTCAAGAAGCCGGATATCTCAATCCTATCCGACGAGTTCCTTGCGGAGATCCGGGGAATGCCGCACCGCAATCTCGCGGTGGAATTGCTGCGGAAGCTGCTTACTGGCGAGATCAAGTCGCGCCGTCGAAAGAATCTGGTCCAGTCGCGTTCGTTCGCCGAAATGTTGGAAGAGTCCCTCAAAAAGTACCAGAACCGCGCGATCGAGGCCGCGCAGGTCATCGAGGAATTGATCGCGTTGGCCAGGGACATGCGCGAGGCGGACGAACGCGGGGCGGCGCTGGGACTATCCGATGATGAAGTGGCCTTCTACGACGCGCTTGGGGTGAACGATAGCGCGGTGAAGGTACTCGGCGATCCGACGCTTCAGAAGATCGCCCGCGAACTCGTCGAATCGGTCCGGGCGAACACGACAATCGACTGGACGATTAAGGAGTCGGTCCGAGCCAAGCTCCGCGTGCTCGTGAAGCGAATCCTGCGCAAGTACGGATACCCTCCTGATAAACAGGAGGCGGCGACAAAGACGGTTCTTGAACAGGCAGAACTCTTGTGTGAGGGATGGGCATCCGAAGTAGCCTGA
- a CDS encoding restriction endonuclease subunit S, giving the protein MASEWPDTPLGEVCEVNPDKRDSSWSHELVEYIDITSVGSGVTNEPPKLIPLHEAPSRAQRLVRPGDTIVSTVRPNRRSFLYLREPAANTVVSTGFAVLRAKKGLQPRFLFYLVSDQAFTDYLVSHEKGSAYPAVNANVFSVAEVSLPPLAEQRAIAAVLGALDDRIELNRKSARVLEGIARSVFTSWFVDFDPVRYNIKREGEERAYERMGRAARFGSFGEDISIIDKDGRSRPLRSEDIHRHVAHLFPNRFVDSPIGEVPDGWRVTRIQEVCDLGRGSSPRPIHDYMGGTVPWIKIADATSAGGRFIYETKEFVTERGATKSVWVNPGDLILSNSATCGVPIFVGLRGCIHDGWLHFRDLRGISRGYLFHLLATISEHLVHIADGSVQKNLNTALVGDQMLTIPPSRILAAFDLLNDSIFGKVDKTIQQSRNLAALRDALLPKLIAGELRIADAEKIVGRTV; this is encoded by the coding sequence ATGGCAAGTGAGTGGCCGGACACCCCCTTGGGAGAAGTGTGCGAAGTGAACCCCGATAAACGGGATTCATCATGGTCTCACGAGCTTGTAGAATACATCGATATCACTTCTGTCGGAAGCGGAGTGACAAACGAGCCTCCGAAGCTGATCCCGTTGCACGAGGCTCCGAGCCGTGCACAGCGCCTTGTGCGTCCGGGCGACACAATTGTCTCGACGGTCCGTCCAAACCGACGATCATTCCTGTACCTCCGAGAACCCGCCGCGAATACAGTCGTCTCCACAGGCTTCGCCGTGCTAAGGGCGAAAAAGGGGCTTCAGCCCAGATTTCTCTTCTATCTAGTTTCTGACCAAGCCTTCACGGACTATCTGGTATCCCATGAGAAAGGTTCGGCCTATCCCGCTGTCAACGCGAATGTCTTTAGCGTCGCTGAAGTTTCGCTCCCACCTCTCGCCGAGCAGCGGGCGATCGCGGCGGTGCTGGGGGCGCTGGACGACAGGATCGAATTGAACCGGAAGTCCGCGCGGGTGCTGGAGGGAATTGCGCGGTCGGTGTTCACGTCGTGGTTCGTGGACTTCGACCCCGTTCGGTACAACATTAAGCGCGAGGGCGAGGAACGAGCCTACGAACGTATGGGCCGAGCGGCCCGTTTCGGCAGCTTCGGCGAGGACATCTCGATCATCGACAAGGACGGCCGCTCTCGCCCGCTCCGCTCGGAAGACATCCACCGCCACGTCGCCCACCTTTTCCCGAATCGCTTCGTGGACTCGCCTATCGGCGAAGTACCGGATGGGTGGAGGGTAACAAGAATCCAAGAAGTTTGCGATCTCGGACGAGGATCATCGCCTCGCCCGATTCATGACTACATGGGTGGGACTGTACCTTGGATAAAAATCGCCGATGCAACTTCCGCTGGGGGCCGGTTCATCTACGAAACCAAGGAGTTTGTGACGGAAAGGGGCGCGACCAAGAGCGTTTGGGTCAATCCCGGCGATCTCATCCTGTCAAATAGTGCAACGTGCGGTGTTCCCATCTTCGTGGGGTTGCGGGGTTGCATTCACGACGGATGGCTTCATTTCAGAGATCTACGGGGGATCTCTCGCGGTTATCTCTTTCATCTTCTCGCCACAATTTCAGAGCACCTAGTGCACATCGCAGATGGCTCCGTGCAAAAAAACTTAAACACTGCCCTTGTGGGCGACCAAATGCTCACGATACCTCCGTCCCGCATTTTGGCGGCTTTTGATCTTCTGAACGACAGCATCTTCGGAAAGGTTGACAAGACCATTCAGCAATCGAGAAACCTCGCAGCCCTCCGCGACGCGCTCCTGCCCAAACTCATCGCGGGCGAACTCCGCATCGCCGATGCCGAAAAGATCGTCGGGAGGACCGTCTGA